A part of Citrifermentans bremense genomic DNA contains:
- a CDS encoding alpha/beta fold hydrolase: MQINDINLAFDDLGSGPAVLLIHGFPLNRQMWQPQLKPLADAGYRVIAPDLRGFGASDAPATGYSMDRFADDLVSLLDALDIEQAVVGGMSMGGYILMNLLERHPDRVRAAAFIATRSNADDEATRLRRSEMAAQAERLGANPITKIFAELLFADATSVSRPELIAQVTAWMRGTCPHGLAGGLLAMRDRKEYTPLLASFRKPSLVIAGAEDRAAPLEVARVLIDALPSCRSRIIEKAGHMVNMEQPEIFNKTLIEFINSIAG; this comes from the coding sequence ATGCAAATAAACGACATAAACCTTGCCTTCGACGACCTCGGCAGCGGCCCGGCCGTCTTGCTCATCCACGGCTTCCCGCTCAACCGCCAGATGTGGCAGCCGCAACTAAAACCGCTGGCCGACGCCGGCTACCGCGTCATCGCCCCCGACCTGCGCGGCTTCGGCGCCAGCGACGCTCCCGCTACCGGCTACAGCATGGACCGCTTCGCCGACGATCTCGTATCGCTGCTCGACGCCCTCGATATCGAACAGGCGGTCGTGGGCGGTATGTCCATGGGGGGATATATCCTCATGAACCTCCTGGAGCGCCATCCTGACCGGGTCCGCGCCGCCGCCTTCATCGCCACCAGGAGCAACGCCGATGACGAGGCGACGCGCCTGCGCAGAAGCGAAATGGCAGCCCAGGCCGAAAGACTGGGGGCAAACCCGATCACCAAGATCTTCGCCGAGCTCCTTTTCGCCGACGCTACCTCCGTCTCCCGGCCGGAACTTATCGCCCAGGTCACCGCCTGGATGCGCGGCACCTGTCCCCATGGACTCGCGGGGGGACTGCTCGCCATGAGGGACCGGAAGGAGTACACCCCCCTTCTCGCCTCTTTCCGAAAGCCCTCCCTGGTCATCGCCGGAGCTGAGGATAGGGCCGCGCCGCTCGAAGTCGCCCGGGTGCTCATCGATGCGCTTCCCAGCTGCCGGAGCAGGATCATCGAGAAGGCGGGGCACATGGTGAACATGGAACAGCCGGAAATCTTCAACAAGACGCTGATAGAGTTCATCAATTCGATTGCTGGTTAG
- a CDS encoding four helix bundle protein — protein sequence METNAVKEKSFAFALRIIKLYQFLCERKEFVIGKQLLRSGTAVGALVREAEQAESRADFIHKMAIALKEANETEYWLELLHQSNYLDEKNYHSIASDTKCLLKLLTSIIKTTKEHNKK from the coding sequence ATGGAAACCAATGCGGTCAAAGAAAAATCTTTTGCTTTCGCGCTAAGAATCATCAAGCTGTACCAGTTTCTCTGCGAGCGAAAGGAATTCGTGATCGGCAAGCAGTTGCTGAGATCTGGCACCGCGGTTGGTGCATTAGTGCGCGAAGCTGAACAGGCTGAAAGTAGAGCCGACTTCATTCACAAAATGGCAATAGCTCTAAAAGAAGCCAACGAAACGGAGTACTGGCTTGAACTCCTTCACCAGTCCAATTATCTCGATGAGAAGAATTATCACTCGATAGCCTCAGATACCAAATGCCTATTGAAACTGCTTACTTCAATAATTAAAACGACCAAGGAGCACAACAAAAAGTAA